Proteins encoded by one window of Collimonas fungivorans:
- a CDS encoding family 2A encapsulin nanocompartment shell protein produces MASKPEVNTALGDVAARQLAIATRTVPQMSSITPRWLTHLLQWVPVESGIYRLNKVKDASSVEVDCSGRDERELPQTFVDYIENPREYMLSAVNTVLDVHTRVSDLYSKPYNQIAEQLRLIIETIKERQESELINNKEYGLLHSIVASQRIKTRSGAPTPDDLDELLVKVWKEPGFFLAHPVTIAAFGRECTRRGVPPPTVSLFGSQFITWRGIPLIPSDKILIEKGKSKIILIRTGESRQGVVGLYQPDLPGEQSPGLSVRFMGINHKAIASYLVSLYCSLAVLTDDAIAVLEDVEVGKYHEYK; encoded by the coding sequence ATGGCCAGCAAACCAGAAGTGAATACCGCCCTTGGCGATGTAGCAGCACGCCAACTTGCGATTGCGACGCGCACCGTACCGCAGATGTCGTCCATCACGCCGCGCTGGCTGACGCACCTGCTGCAATGGGTGCCGGTGGAATCCGGCATCTATCGCCTGAACAAGGTAAAAGACGCCTCCAGCGTCGAGGTCGACTGTTCCGGCCGCGATGAGCGCGAGCTGCCGCAGACCTTCGTCGACTACATCGAGAATCCGCGCGAATACATGCTGAGCGCGGTCAATACCGTGCTCGACGTGCATACCCGGGTATCCGACCTGTACAGCAAGCCGTATAACCAGATCGCCGAGCAGCTGCGCCTGATCATAGAAACCATCAAGGAACGCCAGGAAAGCGAACTGATCAACAACAAGGAATACGGGCTGCTGCACAGCATTGTCGCCTCGCAGCGGATCAAGACCCGCAGCGGCGCGCCGACTCCCGACGACCTCGACGAGCTGCTGGTCAAGGTATGGAAAGAACCCGGTTTTTTCCTCGCCCATCCGGTGACGATCGCCGCCTTCGGCCGTGAATGCACGCGGCGCGGCGTGCCGCCGCCGACGGTATCGCTGTTCGGCTCGCAATTCATCACCTGGCGCGGCATACCCCTGATCCCCAGCGACAAGATCCTGATCGAGAAGGGCAAGTCGAAGATCATCCTGATACGCACGGGCGAAAGCCGCCAGGGCGTGGTCGGCCTGTATCAGCCGGACCTGCCGGGCGAGCAGAGCCCAGGCTTGTCGGTGCGTTTCATGGGCATCAACCATAAAGCGATCGCTTCCTACCTGGTTTCGCTGTATTGCTCGCTGGCGGTGCTGACCGACGACGCCATCGCCGTCCTCGAAGACGTGGAAGTGGGCAAGTACCATGAGTACAAGTGA
- a CDS encoding sulfonate ABC transporter substrate-binding protein: protein MSDNKSRNNNNRAGQRRRLLQAGIGMAAVAAFTPFAVRAAQRELRVGYQKGLLSLLKRRGTLEQRLAPLGVTVKWIEFSAGPVQLEALNVGSIDFGDVGEAPPIFAQANGTPIVYVAATVPRPAVEAVLVPATSAVRTVADLKGKKIALNKGSNVHYFLVKLLQKNGLNHSDVNLVWLAPADARAAFEKGVVDAWVIWEPFLAAAEQTLAARILADASGVVKNRAYYFSSKDYAQKNGDVLSIAVEELNKIDIWGKANRNELAAELSAVWGLPKPVVDVLVARSSFGTEPISRSILAEQQVIADTFFELKLIPRQIDVRDAAPAALGRS, encoded by the coding sequence ATGAGCGATAACAAGTCTCGCAACAATAATAACCGGGCCGGCCAGCGCCGCCGCCTGCTACAGGCCGGCATAGGCATGGCTGCGGTTGCGGCTTTTACGCCTTTTGCCGTACGCGCGGCGCAACGTGAACTGCGCGTCGGCTACCAGAAAGGCTTGCTGAGCCTGCTGAAAAGGCGCGGCACGCTGGAGCAGCGCCTGGCGCCGCTGGGCGTGACGGTCAAATGGATAGAGTTCAGCGCCGGGCCGGTGCAGCTGGAGGCGTTGAATGTCGGTTCCATCGATTTCGGCGATGTCGGCGAAGCGCCGCCGATTTTCGCCCAGGCCAACGGCACGCCGATTGTCTATGTCGCGGCGACCGTGCCGCGGCCGGCGGTGGAGGCGGTGCTGGTCCCGGCAACTTCGGCGGTCAGGACAGTTGCCGACCTGAAGGGCAAAAAGATCGCCCTGAACAAGGGCTCGAACGTCCACTATTTCCTGGTCAAGCTGCTGCAGAAGAACGGCTTGAACCATAGCGACGTCAACCTGGTGTGGCTGGCGCCGGCCGATGCCCGCGCTGCGTTCGAGAAGGGCGTGGTCGACGCCTGGGTGATCTGGGAGCCGTTCCTTGCGGCCGCCGAACAGACCCTGGCGGCGCGCATCCTGGCCGACGCCAGCGGTGTCGTCAAGAACCGGGCTTATTATTTTTCATCAAAGGATTACGCGCAGAAGAATGGCGATGTCCTGAGCATCGCCGTTGAAGAGCTCAACAAGATCGACATCTGGGGCAAAGCCAACCGCAATGAGCTGGCGGCGGAACTGTCGGCGGTGTGGGGCTTGCCGAAGCCCGTGGTCGATGTCCTGGTGGCTCGTTCTTCGTTTGGCACTGAGCCGATCAGCAGGTCGATATTGGCGGAACAGCAGGTCATCGCCGACACTTTCTTCGAGCTGAAGCTGATTCCCCGGCAGATCGACGTGCGCGACGCCGCGCCCGCGGCTCTGGGCCGGTCATAG
- a CDS encoding cytochrome-c peroxidase translates to MKRTSILLFAVPGLLLALAGCDRHAPSSPVATAPATAVTSSPSKEPGLSAVAQLGKKIFFDPSLSGSGKLACASCHSPDHAYAPPNNLAVQLGGPALDRQGLRAVPSLRYLEHTPVFTIGPNSSVPDSDAAAAPPAVAADVKVAAVAKNTQASAALLAAEAHVPMGGLDWDGRADTLQNQAQGPFLDPNEMDNKSSAALLGKLRSAPYADALRQLFGANVFSNPDLALSEALFALARFQLEDPSFHPYDSKYDYYLAGRAALTAAETRGLKLFEDQQKGNCSSCHIDKPSRDGMFPPAFTDYQFEALAGPRNKELLANRDADHYDLGLCGPMRGDYRKHAAYCGLFKTPTLRNSATRGALFHNGVFKNLEDLLHFYVERETDPGKWYPKKPDGGIDKYDDLPPRYKKNVDVVDAPFDRKHGSAPALNDAEIKDMVAFLQTLNDGYQVNAKQQNAPN, encoded by the coding sequence ATGAAACGTACTTCCATTTTATTATTTGCCGTACCGGGCCTGCTGCTGGCATTGGCCGGCTGCGATCGCCATGCGCCGTCGTCTCCTGTAGCAACGGCGCCGGCCACCGCCGTTACCTCCTCGCCTTCCAAGGAGCCCGGCTTGAGTGCGGTGGCGCAACTGGGCAAGAAGATTTTCTTCGATCCGTCGTTATCCGGCTCGGGCAAGCTGGCTTGCGCATCGTGCCACAGTCCCGATCATGCCTACGCGCCGCCGAATAACCTGGCGGTCCAGCTTGGCGGCCCGGCACTGGATCGCCAGGGCTTGCGTGCAGTGCCTTCCTTGCGTTACCTGGAACATACGCCAGTGTTCACCATCGGCCCCAACAGTTCCGTACCGGACAGCGACGCAGCGGCGGCGCCTCCTGCCGTGGCTGCCGACGTCAAAGTCGCCGCGGTCGCCAAAAATACGCAAGCCTCGGCTGCGCTGCTGGCGGCGGAGGCTCATGTGCCGATGGGCGGACTGGATTGGGACGGCCGCGCCGACACCTTGCAGAACCAGGCCCAGGGACCTTTCCTCGATCCCAATGAAATGGACAACAAGAGTTCCGCGGCCCTGCTCGGCAAGCTGCGCAGCGCTCCATATGCGGACGCATTGCGCCAGCTATTCGGCGCCAACGTGTTCAGCAATCCTGACCTGGCGCTGAGCGAAGCCTTGTTCGCGCTGGCGCGCTTCCAGCTGGAAGATCCGAGCTTTCATCCGTATGACAGCAAGTATGACTATTACCTGGCTGGCCGGGCCGCCCTCACTGCCGCGGAAACACGCGGCCTCAAGCTGTTCGAAGATCAGCAGAAAGGCAACTGTTCGTCCTGCCATATCGACAAGCCGTCGCGTGACGGCATGTTCCCGCCGGCCTTCACCGATTACCAGTTCGAGGCGCTGGCCGGACCGCGCAACAAGGAGTTGCTGGCCAATCGCGACGCCGATCACTACGACCTGGGCTTATGCGGACCGATGCGCGGCGACTACAGGAAACACGCCGCCTATTGCGGCCTGTTCAAGACGCCGACGCTGCGCAACAGCGCCACGCGCGGTGCGTTGTTCCACAACGGCGTGTTCAAGAACCTGGAAGACCTGCTGCATTTTTACGTGGAACGCGAGACCGATCCCGGCAAGTGGTATCCGAAAAAACCGGACGGCGGCATCGACAAATACGACGACCTGCCGCCGCGCTACAAGAAGAATGTCGATGTGGTGGATGCTCCGTTCGACCGCAAACACGGCTCCGCGCCCGCGCTCAATGATGCCGAGATCAAGGATATGGTGGCTTTCCTGCAGACCCTGAACGATGGTTACCAGGTCAACGCAAAACAGCAAAACGCTCCCAACTGA
- a CDS encoding phospholipase C — protein sequence MKKNMIKAIPAALLLAGLAACSGSDNNLASTATPGTPAPVVSAQDALATATPIKHVVVIFGENNSFDHYFGTYPNATNPSGEPAFTAAAGTPAVTGLTPALLTANPNSTNTANGTGAANPFRLDRSQALTADQNHGYTAEQSAYNGGAMDLFPKNTGTASSGTGTGPFFTKGLVMGYYDGNTVTALWNYAQHFAMNDNSFDTVFGPSTPGALNLISGQTNGVTQVVGSNSSALVADGQGGKTMISDIDPSADTCSSATSTATMTGKNIGDLLNAQNVSWGWFEGGFDLTASNPNGTTGCARSTYSAVLGGYTADYIPHHQPFQYYASTANPKHTRPSSVTAIGSSQDGGANHQYDTNDFFAAVSAGNFPSVSFLKAQGYQDGHAGYSNPLDEQAFVTKVVNFLQQQDDWKNTVVIMAYDDSDGWYDHVAKIVNGSSTTADTLNGASTCGSGTPLNGVNGTPVQGRCGFGPRLPLLVVSPYAKSNFVDHTLTDQSSILRFVEDNWLNGQRIGQGSFDAISGSIQNMFDFSNGGKTPKLNLDPSTGQSS from the coding sequence ATGAAAAAGAATATGATAAAAGCCATCCCTGCCGCCTTGCTGCTGGCCGGGTTGGCGGCTTGCAGCGGCTCCGACAACAACTTGGCATCGACCGCCACGCCCGGCACGCCGGCGCCGGTTGTCAGCGCACAGGATGCGCTCGCCACGGCCACCCCGATCAAACACGTCGTAGTGATTTTTGGCGAAAACAATTCATTCGACCATTATTTCGGCACCTACCCTAACGCCACCAATCCCAGCGGCGAACCTGCATTCACCGCAGCTGCCGGTACGCCAGCCGTGACAGGATTGACGCCGGCGTTGTTGACCGCCAACCCGAATTCGACCAACACCGCCAACGGCACCGGCGCGGCCAACCCGTTCCGCCTCGATCGTTCGCAGGCTCTGACCGCCGACCAGAACCACGGTTATACCGCGGAGCAAAGCGCCTACAACGGCGGCGCCATGGACCTGTTTCCGAAAAATACCGGCACCGCTTCCAGCGGCACCGGCACCGGACCTTTCTTTACCAAAGGCCTGGTAATGGGTTACTACGACGGCAATACCGTTACCGCGCTGTGGAACTACGCCCAGCATTTCGCCATGAACGACAATTCCTTCGACACCGTGTTCGGGCCGTCGACGCCAGGCGCATTGAACCTGATCTCGGGCCAGACCAACGGCGTGACCCAGGTGGTCGGCAGCAACAGCTCAGCCCTGGTAGCCGACGGCCAGGGCGGCAAGACCATGATCAGCGATATCGACCCGTCCGCCGATACCTGCTCGTCGGCTACCAGCACCGCCACCATGACCGGCAAGAACATCGGCGACCTGCTCAACGCCCAGAACGTCAGCTGGGGCTGGTTCGAAGGCGGCTTCGACCTTACCGCCAGCAACCCCAACGGCACCACCGGCTGCGCCCGCAGTACCTATTCGGCCGTGCTGGGCGGTTATACCGCTGACTACATTCCGCATCACCAGCCGTTCCAGTACTACGCCTCTACCGCTAACCCAAAGCACACGCGCCCCAGTTCGGTGACGGCGATCGGCTCCAGCCAGGACGGCGGCGCCAACCATCAGTACGACACCAACGATTTCTTCGCGGCAGTCAGCGCCGGCAATTTCCCTTCGGTCAGTTTCCTCAAGGCCCAGGGTTACCAGGATGGCCACGCAGGTTATTCGAACCCGCTGGACGAACAAGCGTTCGTCACCAAGGTGGTCAATTTCCTGCAGCAGCAGGATGACTGGAAAAATACCGTGGTGATCATGGCTTACGACGATTCCGACGGCTGGTACGACCATGTGGCCAAGATAGTCAACGGTTCGAGCACTACCGCCGACACCTTGAACGGCGCCAGCACTTGCGGCAGCGGCACGCCGCTGAATGGCGTCAACGGCACGCCGGTGCAGGGCCGCTGCGGTTTTGGTCCACGCCTGCCGCTGCTGGTAGTGTCGCCTTACGCCAAGAGCAATTTCGTCGACCATACGCTGACCGACCAGTCTTCCATCCTGCGCTTTGTCGAAGACAACTGGCTGAACGGCCAGCGCATCGGCCAGGGCTCGTTCGATGCCATTTCCGGTTCGATCCAGAACATGTTCGACTTCAGCAACGGCGGCAAGACACCCAAGCTGAACCTTGATCCGAGTACCGGCCAGTCAAGCTAA
- a CDS encoding DUF2252 domain-containing protein produces the protein MQKKIPRLAIILCLASSSVFAASSRPAWVVTDIYNYNHPYAAADSADLATKMETMDSSAFLFYRGTADIFYRDMATLPASAYTSASTAYTWLGGDTHLANFGAFQDSGGKAVFGVNDFDEGYLGQYVWDLRRTATSIVLAGRENGLKDSDITTAINTFVAAYLSQLSSVSGNNNEKSFQLTGSNTSSVVKSAISSSAGDKRSDLLSKYTTVSNGKRVFQDSAKLAAVSSATYNAVAAAVGTYVQTISAGKQYAASYYTVKDVHQKFGSGTGSLGRLRYYALLEGPSSSTSDDVILELKQEAASNVAIVNAGKLPAADYANNEGNRVGRTGKAQLINADVLTGYTSINGLPFYAHEKSPFEEDFDYTQLSSSSKFNTAMTYVGQALASAHALADNDYDSSVVPFSIEAEITSAVTSKSGLQAEIASFAFSYAEQVNLDWQSFKSAYAAGMPLY, from the coding sequence ATGCAAAAAAAAATTCCCCGTCTTGCGATAATCCTGTGCCTTGCATCGTCCAGCGTCTTTGCCGCCAGCTCGCGGCCGGCCTGGGTAGTGACCGACATCTATAACTACAACCATCCCTACGCAGCGGCTGACAGCGCCGACCTGGCGACCAAGATGGAAACCATGGACAGCAGCGCGTTCCTGTTCTACCGCGGCACCGCCGACATTTTTTACCGCGACATGGCGACGCTGCCTGCGTCTGCCTACACCAGCGCTTCGACCGCTTATACCTGGCTGGGCGGCGACACCCACCTGGCGAATTTCGGCGCGTTCCAGGACAGCGGCGGCAAGGCGGTGTTCGGCGTCAACGATTTCGATGAAGGTTATCTCGGGCAATACGTATGGGACCTGCGCCGCACCGCCACCAGCATCGTGCTGGCCGGCCGCGAAAACGGCTTGAAGGACAGCGACATCACAACTGCCATCAACACTTTCGTCGCCGCCTACCTGAGCCAGCTGAGCAGCGTCAGCGGCAACAACAACGAGAAAAGTTTCCAGCTCACCGGCAGCAACACCAGCAGCGTGGTGAAATCGGCCATCAGCAGCTCCGCCGGCGACAAGCGTTCCGACCTGCTGTCCAAATATACGACTGTCAGCAACGGCAAGCGCGTATTCCAGGATAGCGCCAAGCTGGCCGCGGTCAGCAGCGCCACTTACAACGCCGTGGCGGCTGCGGTCGGTACGTATGTGCAGACCATCTCCGCCGGCAAGCAATATGCGGCCAGCTATTACACCGTCAAGGATGTGCACCAGAAGTTCGGTTCAGGCACCGGCAGCCTGGGCCGCCTGCGTTATTACGCGCTGCTCGAAGGGCCATCCAGTTCGACCTCGGACGACGTCATCCTGGAACTGAAACAGGAAGCCGCCAGCAATGTCGCCATAGTCAACGCCGGAAAACTGCCGGCCGCCGACTATGCCAACAACGAAGGCAACCGGGTCGGCCGCACCGGCAAGGCGCAACTGATCAATGCCGACGTGCTGACCGGCTACACCAGCATCAACGGCTTGCCGTTCTATGCACATGAAAAATCGCCGTTCGAAGAGGATTTCGACTACACCCAGCTTTCCAGCAGCAGCAAGTTCAACACGGCGATGACGTATGTCGGGCAGGCGCTGGCCAGCGCGCATGCATTGGCCGACAACGACTACGACAGTTCGGTGGTGCCGTTCAGCATCGAAGCCGAGATCACCAGCGCCGTGACCAGCAAAAGCGGGCTGCAGGCCGAAATCGCCAGCTTTGCCTTCAGCTACGCCGAGCAGGTGAACCTGGACTGGCAGTCTTTCAAGTCGGCTTATGCGGCCGGCATGCCGTTGTATTGA